A single region of the Ziziphus jujuba cultivar Dongzao chromosome 10, ASM3175591v1 genome encodes:
- the LOC107410339 gene encoding geranylgeranyl diphosphate reductase, chloroplastic-like, translated as MAALSFLSLPLPSKTSIAASYSSNPPLPGRKLRAAVIGGGPAGSSAAEALASGGVETFLFERSPSNAKPCGGAIPLCMLAEFQIPNHLIDRHVTRMKIFSPSNLAVDFGKTLLPHEFIAMLRREVLDSFLRSRAESSGAELISGLVTDLKVPTITGAPYVVDYVVGGSRRELAVDVVVGADGANSRVAKSIRAGDYTCAIAFQERIRLPDEKMKYYENLAEMYIGNDVSPDFYGWVFPKCDHVAVGTGTVRAKQEIKVYQRGIRERVKPKINGGKVIKVEAHPIPEHPRPVRIRGRVALVGDAAGYVTKCSGEGIYFAAKSGRMCGEAIVRASDGGERMVDERDLKREYLKEWDAKYVSTFRFLDLLQKVFYGSNAAREALVELCGDEYVQRMTFESYLYKKLADGNRWEDAKMLVNSIGSLMRCKIIGEKMEALTL; from the coding sequence ATGGCCGCACTCTCCTTCCTCTCACTTCCTCTCCCCTCCAAAACCAGCATAGCTGCCTCTTACTCATCCAACCCTCCCCTCCCCGGCCGCAAGCTCCGTGCTGCCGTTATCGGAGGAGGTCCGGCGGGATCTTCCGCCGCCGAAGCCCTAGCTTCCGGCGGCGTCGAGACCTTTCTCTTCGAGCGGAGCCCCTCAAATGCGAAGCCCTGCGGCGGAGCCATCCCGCTATGCATGCTCGCCGAGTTCCAGATCCCCAATCACCTCATCGACCGCCATGTCACCCGCATGAAGATCTTCTCGCCCTCTAATCTCGCCGTCGATTTCGGCAAGACGCTCCTGCCGCACGAGTTCATCGCCATGCTCCGCCGCGAAGTCCTCGATTCCTTCCTCCGATCGCGAGCCGAATCGAGCGGCGCCGAGCTCATCTCCGGCCTCGTCACGGACCTGAAGGTCCCAACCATAACTGGCGCGCCGTACGTCGTGGATTACGTGGTCGGAGGCTCGCGGCGCGAGCTAGCCGTGGACGTGGTGGTCGGCGCGGACGGAGCCAACAGCCGAGTCGCGAAGTCGATCAGAGCCGGAGATTACACGTGTGCTATTGCGTTTCAGGAGAGGATCAGATTGCCGGACGAGAAAATGAAGTACTACGAGAATCTAGCTGAGATGTACATTGGAAACGACGTGTCGCCCGATTTTTACGGGTGGGTTTTCCCAAAGTGCGACCACGTGGCGGTCGGCACGGGAACGGTGCGTGCCAAGCAGGAAATCAAAGTGTACCAGAGGGGGATCAGAGAGAGGGTGAAACCGAAAATCAACGGTGGAAAAGTGATCAAAGTGGAGGCCCACCCAATACCCGAACATCCGCGTCCTGTACGGATTCGAGGACGCGTGGCACTCGTGGGTGACGCGGCTGGTTACGTGACGAAATGTTCGGGGGAGGGAATATACTTCGCGGCGAAATCAGGTAGGATGTGTGGGGAAGCGATAGTAAGAGCGTCGGATGGAGGGGAGAGAATGGTCGACGAACGTGATTTGAAGAGGGAGTATTTGAAAGAGTGGGATGCGAAGTATGTGAGTACGTTTAGGTTTTTGGATTTGTTGCAGAAGGTGTTTTATGGTAGCAATGCAGCGCGGGAGGCACTAGTGGAGTTGTGTGGGGATGAGTACGTGCAGCGAATGACATTCGAGAGCTATTTGTATAAGAAATTGGCTGATGGGAATAGGTGGGAAGATGCTAAAATGTTGGTGAATTCAATTGGGAGTTTGATGAGGTGTAAGATTATTGGGGAAAAGATGGAGGCTTTAACTTTGTAG
- the LOC107410355 gene encoding GDSL esterase/lipase At1g71250, whose amino-acid sequence MRNMAKENPGSNPKKLESLIPRNEFVVVHLLVVLLMGFMSVSQGRFIVTPTMQRGRDVPAMYVLGDSSVDCGDNTLFYPLLHRNLSLYPCNGSDSSLLPHLLAEKMGLPNIPPFYSQNGSIEELLRGINFGSAEATIMNPSSQNYQSLNQQLRQVFETIELLYLQLSQRSVIQFIRSSIFYLSFGKDDYIDLFLRNSSGALLEYSSQEFANILATQMVHVIRNLYNLNARKIICMGILPLGCTPRMLSLVSDSNNSTNGGRKCVEKINKLVLEYNAMLNEQIVELNAELPDAHIVFCDVYQGIREIITYPETYGFEDVNSACCGLGPYGATIGCLSMEMACNEASSHVWWDLYNPTKAVNSLLADSAWFGQPFSGICRPFTIHELAAASVSLPSHNHLN is encoded by the exons ATGAGGAATATGGCTAAAGAAAACCCCGGTTCCAATCCAAAGAAGTTGGAGAGCTTGATTCCAAGAAATGAGTTCGTAGTTGTTCATCTTCTGGTGGTTTTGCTAATGGGTTTTATGAGTGTATCTCAAGGGAGATTCATAGTCACACCCACAATGCAAAGAGGTCGAGATGTTCCTGCAATGTATGTCTTGGGGGATTCTTCTGTTGATTGCGGCGATAATACCCTCTTCTACCCTCTTCTTCATCGTAATCTGTCCTTATATCCTTGTAATGGCTCAGATTCGAGTCTTCTTCCCCATCTTCTCG CTGAAAAGATGGGTTTGCCAAATATACCACCATTCTACAGTCAAAACGGATCCATTGAAGAACTACTAAGAGGCATCAACTTTGGCTCAGCAGAAGCAACAATCATGAACCCCAGCAGCCAGAACTATCAGTCTCTTAATCAGCAGCTCCGTCAAGTGTTCGAGACGATAGAGCTTTTGTACTTGCAGCTTAGCCAGCGAAGTGTCATCCAGTTTATCAGATCCTCTATCTTCTACCTCTCATTTGGCAAAGATGATTACATTGACCTCTTCCTCCGCAACTCTTCCGGTGCATTGCTCGAGTACAGCAGCCAAGAATTTGCCAACATTCTGGCAACCCAAATGGTTCATGTTATAAGGAACCTTTATAACTTGAATGCGAGGAAGATCATCTGTATGGGGATTTTGCCTCTGGGATGCACTCCCCGGATGTTGTCGTTGGTTTCAGACTCGAATAATTCCACAAATGGTGGAAGGAAATGTGTGGAGAAGATCAACAAGCTGGTTTTGGAGTACAATGCAATGCTGAATGAACAGATTGTAGAGCTCAATGCGGAGCTGCCTGATGCCCATATAGTCTTCTGTGATGTCTATCAAGGAATAAGGGAGATCATAACCTATCCAGAGACCTATG GATTTGAGGATGTGAATAGTGCATGCTGTGGGCTTGGACCGTACGGGGCAACAATTGGGTGTCTATCAATGGAAATGGCATGCAACGAAGCTTCATCCCATGTGTGGTGGGATTTATACAACCCAACAAAAGCAGTCAATTCCTTGCTAGCTGATTCTGCATGGTTTGGCCAACCTTTCTCTGGTATTTGCCGTCCTTTCACCATCCATGAATTGGCCGCTGCTTCAGTCTCTTTACCATCCCATAATCACCTGAAttga
- the LOC112490512 gene encoding uncharacterized protein LOC112490512 gives MELTTKSLSHANLPKSPTSFPSSASPSSSFFHSNSVSFRFSKSILTQLQAVKIKGSQQKKKNVGVVYASSEAEIPPKEVDVAQRWLLEPVGDGDTRHIGYKVERPGAYEIASDEVTVGRLPDKADLVIPVATVSARHARIKKREDNLLVTDLDSTNGTFINEKRLRAGVVSAAPPGSLITFGDIHLAVFRVSKLENVETSSNPEASETEPDNVKETSN, from the exons ATGGAATTGACAACAAAGTCTCTTTCTCATGCCAACCTTCCCAAATCTCCAACAAGCTTCCCTTCTTctgcttctccttcttcttcattctttcattctaattcaGTCTCCTTTCGGTTCTCCAAGTCCATTCTAACACAGCTTCAAGCTGTAAAGATCAAAGGAAGtcaacagaagaagaagaatgttggagTTGTTTATGCTTCTTCTGAGGCTGAAATTCCACCTAAAGAGGTTGATGTTGCACAAAGATGGCTTCTTGAGCCTGTTG GTGATGGAGATACAAGGCACATAGGTTATAAGGTTGAAAGACCAGGTGCATATGAGATTGCTTCT GATGAGGTGACTGTTGGCCGTCTTCCTGATAAAGCTGATCTGGTGATTCCGGTTGCTACAG TATCGGCTAGACATGCGCGAATTAAGAAAAGAGAAGATAATCTTCTGGTCACAGACTTGGACAGTACCAATGGAACATTCATTAATGAGAAGAGGCTAAGAGCTGGAGTTGTTTCCGCAGCACCACCAGGAAGTCTTATTACATTTG GAGATATTCATCTGGCTGTCTTTCGTGTCTCAAAACTAGAGAATGTGGAAACTTCAAGCAATCCTGAAGCATCAGAAACTGAGCCTGATAATGTCAAAGAAACATCAAACTGA
- the LOC107410443 gene encoding NADH--cytochrome b5 reductase 1, with translation MDALQSHRVEMLSIAVALVAIGAATAYYFYVTKKPKGCLDPENFKEFKLVKRTQLSHNVALFRFALPTPTSVLGLPIGQHISCRGKDSHGEEVIKPYTPTTLDSDVGHFDLVIKMYPQGRMSHYFRELREGDYMAVKGPKGRFKYQPNQVRAFGMLAGGTGITPMFQVARAILENPSDKTNVRLIYANVTYEDILLKEDLDNLASNFPNRFSVYYVLNQPPEGWEGGIGFVSKEMIQTHCPAPASDIQILRCGPPPMNKAMAAHLESLGYSAPMLFQF, from the exons ATGGACGCATTACAGAGTCACAGAGTGGAGATGCTAAGCATAGCGGTCGCTTTGGTCGCCATTGGAGCCGCTACCGCCTACTATTTTTACGTCACCAAGAAACCCAAGG GGTGCTTGGATCCTGAGAACTTCAAGGAGTTTAAACTTGTTAAACGCACCCAGCTCAGCCATAATGTGGCTCTGTTTAGATTTGCTCTTCCTACACCAACCTCAGTGTTGGGGCTTCCTATCGGACAGCATATTAGTTGCAG AGGAAAAGATAGTCACGGAGAAGAAGTCATCAAACCATATACTCCAACAACTTTGGATTCGGATGTTGGACACTTTGACTTAGTTATAAAG ATGTATCCACAAGGAAGGATGTCCCACTACTTTCGTGAGCTGCGTGAAGGCGATTACATGGCTGTGAAAGGACCCAAG GGACGCTTCAAGTATCAACCTAACCAAGTTAGAGCTTTTGGGATGCTTGCTGGAGGCACTGGTATCACTCCAATGTTCCAG GTTGCTAGAGCCATATTGGAAAATCCAAGCGATAAAACAAACGTTCGTCTTATTTATGCCAATGTCACATACGAAGACATCCTTCTGAAG GAAGATTTGGATAATCTTGCTAGTAATTTCCCCAATCGTTTCAGTGTCTACTATGTTCTGAatcag cCACCTGAAGGATGGGAAGGTGGTATTGGGTTCGTATCCAAGGAGATGATACAAACTCATTGCCCTGCGCCAGCATCCGATATTCAG ATACTGAGGTGCGGACCACCACCCATGAACAAAGCTATGGCTGCACACCTTGAGAGTCTTGGATACTCTGCTCCGATGCTTTTCCAGTTTTAA